One genomic region from Halomicrobium zhouii encodes:
- a CDS encoding GNAT family N-acetyltransferase: protein MEFELLGWPSDGPTLELDWRRFSYAGKFVMSSTGKVVARDGGTVVAALAFNEDRTDPDTLWFRYVTVREDRRGEGIGPKLLDYGMGRASERAYGRVKIAVNNPFAYEACYRAGFAFTGETTGIAELVLAWTPGNDPDGDSDSYREGLDRFRERDLSDEEEAFLAKRTERPSPNGASNAE, encoded by the coding sequence ATGGAGTTCGAACTCCTCGGCTGGCCGTCGGACGGCCCTACGCTCGAACTCGACTGGCGACGATTCAGTTACGCCGGGAAGTTCGTCATGTCCTCGACGGGGAAAGTCGTCGCCAGGGACGGCGGCACCGTCGTCGCGGCGCTCGCGTTCAACGAGGACCGGACCGACCCGGACACGCTCTGGTTTCGCTACGTCACCGTTCGGGAGGACCGCCGGGGCGAGGGAATCGGTCCGAAGTTGCTCGATTACGGAATGGGTCGCGCGAGCGAGCGCGCGTACGGGAGAGTAAAGATTGCCGTCAACAACCCGTTCGCCTACGAGGCCTGCTATCGCGCCGGCTTCGCGTTCACCGGCGAGACAACCGGCATCGCGGAACTCGTGCTCGCGTGGACGCCGGGGAACGACCCCGACGGCGATTCCGACAGCTATCGGGAGGGGCTGGACAGGTTCCGAGAGCGCGACCTGTCTGACGAAGAGGAAGCGTTTCTCGCCAAGCGCACGGAACGGCCGTCACCGAACGGCGCCTCGAACGCCGAGTAA